TTCCGAGCGCGAAGCCACTCCAAGGCTTGGGCTATAGCGTATAGTTCGGCCATAAATACTGTTGAGGTTCGACACAGTTTGAATTTTCTGGTCACGGATCCCCCCGGCAGTCCCTCCATGATGACGACAAATGCCGACCCCGTATCACCGTTTTCGTGTTTGCTCCCATCCGTGAAGACATTGGGTGCCTCCGGGTTCATCAGGTAATCAGTTTCCTCCTGCGTGGTCGCCGTATCGTAGTCTATAGTGACCCGCTTGGCTGGGTGCAGGAGGTCCCTGATCCCGACGCGTCTGTACAGACCAATGTCCTCAGGGAGGGAGCCCAACGTGCCAGATTGTTTGATAAGGTGTGTCTCGCGCGCCTCCTCCACCACAAGGTGTAGCGGCGGGAACCGCGCGAGCGCATCCGCGGCGACGGCGGAAATCGTGTGGAATCCTCGAATCGCCCTAATAGCAAACGCTCTTTGGAACGAACGGAGGGCTCTGCGAACCGAACAGAACCTTGTGGCCGTTCCCCAGATTCCCGCCGCATAAGTTATTATGGGTGTTATCACTTGCCTATATATGCATTCTACATTTTCCGGATGTATTCCCCAAGTGGGTCTAACAAATTTGcacaaatttttgaatattttcgtAGCTTTTCCTATAATGTATTTAGAATGTTGGATgaagtttagtttattgtcAATGATTACGCCAAGAAGTTTAATTTGGGTTGTTAGAGGTATACGGACATTGTTCATTTCTATTTCAGCTGTTAGGGTTTGTGTTGTGAATGATATGCATTGTGTCTTTTCCGGTGCAAATCGCAGTTTTACTCTATCTCCCCAAGAGTATATCTCACGAAGACAGGTGTTGGTAGTGCGCTCTACCTCCTCTCTCGACTTTCCCTCGACTATGAGAAGCACGTCGTCGGCAAAGGCCTGTATGTGGGCATTGTCCGGTAGCAGCATGGATAGAAGTTCgtctaatattaaattccaAAAGACTGGGCCGCAAGCGGATCCCTGGACGCAACCCTTGGTCAGCGATTTGGACGACGCGCTCTCCCCATAATCCAGGGTGACCCTCCTGTCGGCGAAGTAACTTTGGATGagttggttaggttaggttaggttaggttaggttaggttaggttaggttaggttaggttaggttaggttaggttaggttcgGGAGCGGGCCAGGTGCACGGGAGCGGGCCAGGTGCACGGGAGCGGGCCAGGTGCAGGTCACTTGAAATCAGGCTCGCTCCCAGGGAAATGAGGGCGGTCAGGCAGCTGGCCGTGGATAGACTGCGCGAGCGATGGAAAGTTGAGCTTGAAAACTCCCTATATGGTGTAAGAACCATAGGGGCGCTCCTGCCATCGCTCGCAGACTGGGTTGGAAGAGGCCACGGCCAGCTGACCTACAGGTTGACGCAGGTAATGACCGGACACGGGTGCTTCGGTCATTACCTGCACAGGATTGGAAGGGAGGAGAGCACGGTCTGCCATGAGTGTGGGGAGCCGGATGATACGGCACAACACACTCTGGCAGACTGTGAAAGATGGGCGGAGGAGAGGGTGGAGCTCGTTGTGGAGTTGGGAGGGGATGACCTTGCGCTGCACAGCGTCGTAGAAAAGATGCTGTGCAGCGAAAGGTGTTGGGACGCGGTGGCTTCCTTCTGCGAGGCTGTCATGTCGCAGAAGGAGGCCGCCGAGAGGGAGCGTGAGGCGCAAGCCAACGCCCCTCTAAATAGGAGAGGCAGACGTGGCAGGCGGCGGGCACGATACGCCCGTCGTCTGCTACGGTGAGGATGCCTGGCGAGGCAGAAccggggggcgtcgtggtgAAATGTCCGCGATCCCATGGCGCCCCCATCAACGGTTGGTTGGAAAACGCCGCAGGAggttttagtgggtagtctgggccggcAGCGGCCTGGGAGCCCCACACTCCGGGGGAGATGTTCTTCCCCTGGGTCGCCCGTAAATGGGTTTCCTCCtgcgagaacaaaaaaaaaaaaaaaaaaaaaaaaaaggttaggttaggttaggttaggttaggttaggttaggttaggttaggttaggttaggttaggttaggttaggttaggttaggttaggttaggttaggttaggttaggttaggttaggttaggttaggttaggttaggttaggttaggttaggttaggttaggttaggttaggttaggttaggttaggttaggttaggttaggttaggttaggttaggttaggttaggttaggttaggttaggttaggttaggttaggttaggttaggttaggttaggttaggttaggttaggttaggttaggttaggttaggttaggttaggttaggttaggttaggttaggttaggttaggttaggttaggttaggttaggttaggttaggttaggttaggttaggttaggttaggttaggttaggttaggttaggttaggttaggttaggttaggttaggttaggttaggttaggttaggttaggttaggttaggttaggttaggttaggttaggttaggttaggttaggttaggttaggttaggttaggttaggttaggttaggttaggttaggttaggttaggttaggttaggttaggttaggttaggttaggttaggttaggttaggttaggttaggttaggttaggttaggttaggttaggttaggttaggttaggttaggttaggttaggttaggttaggttaggttaggttaggttaggttaggttaggttaggttaggttaggttaggttaggttaggttaggttaggttaggttaggttaggttaggttaggttaggttttttttttttttttttggaatattaGGAATAGTGGCTTGATTTGGgcacaattttacataaatcacTAAGTTTAGATGCACGTTTTTCTTTGCTATTTGATACAAAGTTGCGTGCATCTATCTGTGTTATGTTAGGAGGGGAGGAGGTTTTTGGGAGAAATGACAGATTTTAGGGATTTATGTCCCATTGATGGTTTTGAGATTGTAGACGATATTGTCTACCAATTTCAAGAATGTCGTTGTCGTTTCTTCTTTTGTTGAGGTCTGGATCAGGTCAAATTCGTCGATTTTATTGCGTAGACACGCCGTGACGTAGTCATGGCGTGTCTTGTCGAATATAGGGCACTCTCTTAGAAGGTGTGGTATATCTTGGGCTGTAGTGCCATCGCAAGGGCATTTGTCGTCATCagtgattttaaatttggagaGGTAAGTTTTGTGGAATCCGTGGCCAGTTAGAATCTGAGTGAGAGAGAAGGAAATTTTAAAGACGCTTAGAGCGGAAGGGATGTGACAGATGAGCGGGAAGAAGGCTTTGGTGGTGGCTCCCTGTGTGGTCGACTGGTACTCCGCCTGCCAAGCCTGTAGCGTTTTCGCTTTCAGGAGTCGCTTGGCGTGGGACAGTGGGAAGAAATTGACCTCGGACGCGGTCTTTTTGGAGGCCGCCGCTTTGGCTGCCGCGTCCGCGATCTCGTTTCCCACTATCCCGACGTGAGCCTTCGTCCACACGAAGTCCACCATCTGGTTCCTGGACCGCAGCAAGAACAGGTCCTTGTGAATGCGATTCACAAGGTGGTCTGTGTTGCTGCGGTCCTGGATAGCCTTTAGAGCGGAGAGAGAATCTGTAAAGATTTTTGCCGAGGAGTGGTTCCGAGCGCGAAGCCACTCCAAGGCTTGGGCTATAGCGTAGAGTTCGGCCATGAATACTGTAGAGGTTCGGCACAGTTTGAATTTTCTGGTCACGGATCCCCCCGGCAGTCCCTCCATGATGACGACAAATGCCGACCCCGTATCTCCGTTTTCGTGTTTGCTCCCATCCGTGAAGACATTGGGTGCCTCCGGGTTCATCAGGTAGTCGGTTTCCTCCTGCGTGGTCGCCGTATCGTAGTCTATAGTGACCCGCTTGGCTGGGTGCAGGAGGTCCCTGATCCCGACGCGTCTGTACAGACCAATGTCCTCAGGGAGGGAGCCCAACGTGCCAGATTGTTTGATAAGGTGTGTCTCGCGCGCCTCCTCCACCACAAGGTGTAGCGGCGGGAACCGCGCGAGCGCATCCGCGGCGACGGCGGAAATCGTGTGGAATCCTCGAATCGCCCTAATAGCAAACGCTCTTTGGAACGAACGGAGGGCTCTGCGAACCGAACAGAACCTTGTGGCCGTTCCCCAGATTCCCGCCGCATAAGTTATTATGGGTGTTATCACTTGCCTATATATGCATTCTACATTTTCCGGATGTATTCCCCAAGTGGGTCTAACAAATTTGcacaaatttttgaaaattttcgtaGCTTTTCCTATAATGTATTTAGAATGTTGGATgaagtttagtttattgtcAATGATTACGCCAAGAAGTTTAATTTGGGTTGTTAGAGGTATACGGACATTGTTCATTTCTATTTCAGCTGTTAGGGTTTGTGTTGTGAATGATATGCATTGTGTCTTTTCCGGTGCAAATCGCAGTTTTACTCTATCTCCCCAAGAGTATATCTCACGAAGACAGGTGTTGGTAGTGCGCTCCACCTCCTCTCTCGACTTTCCCTCGACTATGAGAAGCACGTCGTCGGCAAAGGCTTGTATGTGGGCATTGTCCGGTAGCAGCATGGACAGAAGTTCgtctaatattaaattccaAAAGACTGGGCCGCAAGCGGATCCCTGGACGCAACCCTTGGTCAGCGATTTGGACGACGCGCTCTTGTGGTGTAATCGCTGGAATAAGGCAGGCCACCAGGCGTTGTCGAAAGCGGCCTTTATATCGAGAGATATCG
The Plodia interpunctella isolate USDA-ARS_2022_Savannah unplaced genomic scaffold, ilPloInte3.2 Pint_0, whole genome shotgun sequence DNA segment above includes these coding regions:
- the LOC128682667 gene encoding uncharacterized protein LOC128682667; the encoded protein is MLLPDNAHIQAFADDVLLIVEGKSREEVERTTNTCLREIYSWGDRVKLRFAPEKTQCISFTTQTLTAEIEMNNVRIPLTTQIKLLGVIIDNKLNFIQHSKYIIGKATKIFKNLCKFVRPTWGIHPENVECIYRQVITPIITYAAGIWGTATRFCSVRRALRSFQRAFAIRAIRGFHTISAVAADALARFPPLHLVVEEARETHLIKQSGTLGSLPEDIGLYRRVGIRDLLHPAKRVTIDYDTATTQEETDYLMNPEAPNVFTDGSKHENGDTGSAFVVIMEGLPGGSVTRKFKLCRTSTVFMAELYAIAQALEWLRARNHSLAKIFTDSLSALKAIQDRSNTDHLVNRIHRDLFLLRSRNQMVDFVWTKAHVGIVGNEIADAAAKAAASKKTASEVNFFPLSHAKRLLKAKTLQAWQAEYQSTTQGATTKTFFPLICHIPSALSAFKISFSLTQILTGHGFHKAYLSKFKIIDDDKCPCDGTTAQDIPHLLRECPIFGKTRHDYVTACLRNKIDEFDLIQTSSKEETTTTFLKLVDNIVYSLKTINGT